In Dermacentor andersoni chromosome 4, qqDerAnde1_hic_scaffold, whole genome shotgun sequence, the following proteins share a genomic window:
- the LOC126536119 gene encoding nucleoside diphosphate kinase-like yields the protein MVVGILLSLYASMSSAVQAFRERTFVIVKPDGVQRGLIGRVVSRFEKNGFKLVAMKFLQATEETLKKHYEELSQRPFFPALIKYMQMGPIVIMVWEGKDIVKRARDIIGATDPLKSNPGTIRGDYGIATGRNVVHGSDSLESSKREINLWFSSAEVIPWQQELDDWLNKEN from the exons ATGGTAGTTGGAATACTCCTCTCTCTATACGCATCCATGTCGTCCGCGGTGCAGGCCTTCCGTGAGCGTACGTTCGTTATCGTGAAGCCGGACGGCGTTCAGAGGGGCCTGATCGGCAGAGTAGTCAGCCGGTTTGAAAAGAATGGCTTCAAATTAGTGGCTATGAAGTTCCTTCAG GCAACAGAAGAAACCTTAAAAAAGCACTATGAAGAGCTCTCTCAACGCCCGTTTTTTCCTGCTCTCATAAAGTACATGCAGATGGGTCCCATTGTAATCATG GTATGGGAAGGCAAAGACATTGTCAAAAGGGCACGAGACATCATTGGCGCCACAGACCCTTTGAAATCGAACCCTGGTACCATAAGAGGTGACTATGGAATTGCAACTGGCAG AAACGTTGTTCACGGCAGTGACTCCTTGGAGAGCTCAAAGAGGGAAATCAACTTATGGTTCAGCAGTGCTGAGGTTATCCCTTGGCAACAAGAGTTGGACGATTGGCTGAACAAGGAGAACTAA
- the LOC126536117 gene encoding uncharacterized protein isoform X2: MTERRRRGNGRWRSCTLLLVLAVMAADAESIVRSLTDEASQPGGIGDVSRAQHQGYETPRLQDTVAALPSGFEFAEAVTHDAVKARAASAEGRRDAGASSQTLYRTHEGGLPSPNPIGERYHASATDLYSGQDNFGGSGGFGFPDAMSYYHDGSGPKAYNTQHAYAYEKVYPERTYSTNHATSYEKHYDNDNNKGRPWGGGYESRYSSSYPIRGGDGGGYGFRHGDSYGSGKGSGGYGSGYAIGYGPKGGGHGSRYDSRPAAASPSRSRGGGGGAGPKIKRYVYKNPHDRSTTRVVQMHSGSRHPSWAASSEKRQMWKPGGMEQFVLGLMRDG; the protein is encoded by the exons ATGACCGAGAGACGACGTCGCGGGAACGGCCGATGGCGCAGCTGCACGTTGCTTCTG GTCTTGGCTGTTATGGCCGCAGACGCAGAGTCCATCGTGAGGTCACTGACCGACGAGGCCAGCCAGCCAGGAGGTATTGGCGACGTGTCCAGAGCCCAACATCAAGGTTACGAGACACCAAGACTTCAGGACACAGTGGCGGCGCTTCCGTCGGGCTTCGAATTCGCGGAGGCCGTGACCCACGATGCGGTGAAAGCGCGGGCTGCCAGTGCCGAaggaaggcgcgatgctggcgcatCGTCACAGACGCTGTACCGGACACACGAGGGCGGCCTGCCCTCTCCGAACCCCATCGGCGAACGGTATCACGCCTCGGCTACTGACCTCTACAGTGGCCAAGACAATTTCGGTGGTTCAGGCGGTTTCGGCTTTCCAGATGCCATGAG TTACTACCACGACGGCTCGGGACCCAAGGCGTACAACACGCAACACGCGTACGCCTACGAGAAAGTTTATCCGGAGCGCACCTACAGCACCAATCACGCCACGTCTTACGAAAAACActacgacaacgacaacaacaaaggCAGGCCGTGGGGCGGAGGCTACGAGTCACGCTACAGTAGCAGTTATCCCATCagaggcggcgacggcggcggctaCGGCTTCCGACACGGCGACAGCTACGGTTCGGGAAAAGGGAGCGGTGGGTACGGGTCGGGTTACGCCATCGGCTACGGACCGAAGGGAGGAGGCCACGGATCGCGCTACGACTCCCGGCCGGCGGCCGCTTCGCCTTCGCGGAGCCGCGGAGGCGGTGGAGGAGCTGGCCCCAAGATAAAACGCTACGTATACAAGAACCCGCATGACCGGAGCACCACGCGCGTTGTGCAAATGCACTCGGGCAGCAGACATCCCAGCTGGGCAGCGTCGAGTGAAAAGCGGCAGATGTGGAAACCCGGCGGCATGGAACAGTTCGTGTTAGGACTGATGCGCGATGGCTGA